The genomic segment TCTGATCCCTCTGTTTCAAGGTCTTGTTTTCATCTTTGGGCTTGTAATTTGATAGAATCCTTGCAACGATCACCTGCTCCTGTTCTTCACTGCTCTCGTTATCCTTGTTTGTCTGAGATGAagaacccaggtttggcactaGAAAGACAACGATAATCATTCTTAGTTTAAATGGGacacatcaaaattcaaatatatGGAACAGGGCTGATTTCAAAAGAACTTACTTTGCTTTAAAGCAGACCAGGCAGCCATGGCAGCATTCTTCTCagcttgcttctttgttttcCCCGCTTCTCCTCTAAAATTCATTCCAGCAAGCTCAACTGTGCAAGTGAAGACAGGTAGATGCCCAGGCCCTGATCTCACGGTGGTGTAAATTGGGAGATTCAGACCAGCTCTGTGAGCAGTTTTTTGCAGGAGGTTCTTATAGACTCCAGTCTCATCCTGTAGCccattaaaagaaggaaagaaaattggGAACAAAAATAGAACCACATAAGGTTGTCCTTTCTATCTTTTCAACCTTCAAGAAAGCAAGAATAGTCTGGTCATCTATggcttttttctctttttaaggtACTTACAAGAACTCTTGCAGCTAGAAACCTTAAAGGACCTCTTGTTGATAAGGTGTTGAGTGCTACCTCAGCTGCTGTATGCTCTGCTTGTCTGAGTGTGGTGCAATAGCTGGGGGCTTCAAAGATCTCACCATTAAAGTTCACAGAAGCCTTGAACCGAGGTGCATGATCAGGTCCTTCTCTAATACATGAATAAGAAGGGAGGTTGAAGCAACTTCTCTGTGCTAGTTCTTGCAGCTGGTTCTTATACATAACTGTAATGAGCAATACCCATTAAAAATCAAACATAAATCTAGAACCAAACCCACCATCCAGGCCATGGAAAATATTGAAAGAGAACAACCAAGGAAGCAAAACCCAAATGACCGAATCACCAAAAATGGCCTAAAACGCTACCAGAAGTGTAAAACAAGAGAAACTATACCTTTGAAACTctgagaaaagataaaaaacgAAGGAGCCACCAATCAGAATTTAAGAAAGTATGAAGAACCCACCTACACCACCACCTATTTGCATGTGTGTATGTTCTGGTCTCAGGAAACCAGACATTGATATGAGATCCTCGGTTCAAACTGGacaggagaaaaggaaaaggagagggggaggggtgtCTGAGTAAGAAATACAAGGCTATTGAGATGAAAATCTCAACAGGTCAGGTGGGGTCTCTCAACTCTGTAACAGTAAATGTTTCTGACCCTTCTGTTGCTGAAGAAGAGAATTGGATTATCCACTATTCCAGTCATCCAGTGTTGAGTGAAAACCAGCCATTGCCATTCTCATCAGAGCTCAtggccattaatttttttattttttatttattattttttttgggaggggacATTGGGTTTGAGGGGGGCATTTATTGCATCAGGGTTCCAAATTAATGCATACAAGCTGGTCTTTGATTTAAAGGACTTATTAATATGTAATTGAATGCTCTTTGAGAGATTCTCTTACAGTTAGGATGGTCCAACCATTTAATTTAATGTCCTCTTAAAGatttctacccttttttttcttttgtattaaGGATTAAAGATAAAGACCACAGAGTAAGAtctgtttcaactttcaacataTTGAAGTTTCAACCGTCTCTTGCCAATGCCAAATTAAGAGAGACTTGGGGTTAGAGCCATTTGAAGAGGAGGGCGGGTTCCTTGAGGATTTTTTACTCTGGAGAAAGGCAAGCAGTCCCTTGGCTACTCCAAGGAAGTTAGCTTCTCTGGGCAATCCTGTTGATCCGATCTTCTTGAAGAAGGGTACAATAATAAGTTTTCTGTCCTTGTTCTGCAACTGTTGCTCATCTCTTCCCAACCGATCGACTTGGTaacattcttttcatctttttcctGAGTTGAATTTGTCTGGGAAGAGAATTCAGACATACTGCCGAGCTTTAACTCCTGCACTGTAACAGAGTACAGTTTCTGTGCATAAATAACTCAACAAGTGAAATCACTCTGTCATagacccttttcttttctttttttttttttttttttttaatgaagggtACCATTTGTCTGAGAGGAGAATTCAGACTTTAAAACtctgtatcggtatcggtcacagtcaaaaccgatacgatacggaTCGATATTGGTAAGGATCGGAAATCGTACAGTTTTCCTGGATCGGTCATGGTATCGGCTAGGATCGgccgaaatttttttttttttttttttttttaaatctaaaaaaattgagagagagagagtgagagaaaagTAGGTGGAAAGCATCAGTAACGTACAACACCCAAATTTCCGATACTTAACCGATCCAAGTTGGCGGAGTCTGGAAAGCATCAGTAACGTATCAAGTTCAATATCTCCGGGATCAAGAAGTCCCAAATTTTGGCACTCTTCTAAATCCCTTTTTAGATCTTCCGGCCCTAAGCGAGCGTACTCAGAATGACAGGGTTTGGcctttctttcttcatcatctccatCAGGATTCGAGGACCGACTCTGAAGGAGCTCATCACATAAAGACAGACCTTCCACAAGCTGCTGAGAATCTAAAGTAAACGGTGATTCTCCTTCCCACCCTTTTGGATCTTCCTCATTGTGACCATAATCATGCACCATGTGGTTATTTTGATTTACCACATCTTGGTGATCTTGATCATCGAGCTTTTCCCATGCAACTCCCACCCCATCTTCAACATATGTAGTTTCAGGATGCCGAAAGTAAAAGTACAGAGAAAAACTAATATTAGAGGAGCAAGCACCGGAAACCCACCACGGAAAGGTTAAAAATGGGGTAAAAACAGAAAAGCGTGGAAGGAAGGTCAATCAATTTAATCTTAAAGCTTTTAAACTggtttttaggtttttggtgaAAGATTTCCAGTAGCTTAACAAGAactaggtgtatttagaacttctAGAGCCGATTTCCAGTAGCTTTACATACCTGACCGATTTCTATGTGTATTTCTGCAGTCGAGATTCTCAAGAACGAAGaaattttccccctttcttcctttctgCATTCTTTACTGTCGTTCCGTCGTTCTGTTCTGAATAGAGAGAGTGACAAAAGTATTTTTAAACGGTATCCGATACTCAAGACGATACCGATACCCGTCTCAGGATCGGTCTTAGCCGATACCGATCCGATATTTCCGATACTCCcgatccgataccgatacttgattcCATTATTCAGACACACGGCGGGCTTTAACTCCTGCACTGTAACAGAGTACAGTTTCTGTGCATAAGTAACTCAACAAGTGAAATCCTTCGTCATAGACCcatagttgtttttttttttttttaattgctacCTATCGGGTGAGACAAAATGGTATCTATCACAAGAAGGCAGcattatcatttcatgtgattAGGAAAGAGAGATAAAAACGTGCTAGTGTAACTAACCTACTCTAATGGCTTAGAGaactttttcctttatttattttttaggtaatTATTGGTGTTGTTGGCAATTCGTATTACCATCCGCCGTGACCAATATTGTACTAGTGATATTGGTTACTAGTGGTATTGGTATAGTGAGGAttaaataatctaaaaaatcaagatatcaatattttgaagggcaaaatggtcTGAACCGTATCAGTATCCTAAGAGCACGTGTGGCACAATAATTTGTGACGGCTTTGGAAGTGGCGAGATATATTTGAGTAGTTAATTTTCATGGTTTGCCTATCTAAATAGACTGTTATTTaaagttgagacttgagagagtgCAGAGAAAGATACATGAGATGCATGCCAATATACGAGAAGATATccaaataaataactaaaccCCAAGAGGATATGTAATTAAATTAGTCTTTAAAATATTACATATGACTAATTTAGATAATGTCTTCTCTACCCCATAGACAAAATGGACACATCCTCTATCCACGAGACAAAATAGGTGTCTTGTAAGGTTTGAAAAAATATCATGCGACAATAAATTAGTCAAATTATAGCACCTAGATGTGCTATGTGAAAAGGTGACATGGCAAATCCAACCATTAGGAATATAGACAATCATAGAGATTTGCCATGTGTCAAGTTCCAAACTCAAATCCAATCAAATATACTACCATGTACCCACGtcttagtattttttttcagtTGCTCATGTATTAAAATACTCCCTTCTTTAGTCCTTAATCtattaatgttttatttttaataaaaaaatagttctATTAATGGTTTATTTTACCACTTAGTCAACTCCATTTGGATTGAAACTTGACCGGAGATCTTTGGTTTCATTTATTTACTAAAATATCAACCCCATTTGACCTAATTTTGCTCCATGAAAAagtatcatttgaattgcaCTATCTAAAGAAACCACCCCCACCCAAGAAGATACAAATTGTCTTTCTGGGTAGAGAATATTTTGATTATGCGGCTTAAGATGACAAGTATTATCCTACATGACTTGGTAGTTTGGATTCTATTTGAATTTTGGGAATTAATTTGGATtctatttgaatttttgaaaaagGTTTCCCCATAGTCTCagagagattttttatttatttttccactcTTATATTGTGGATCCTTTATTGACAATTACCATTTCACGTATAACATCAGAGATTCTTCCTACACTGGTTACTTGGGAACCTTCCCTCCAccgtcaatttttttttttttttttttggatagtgaATATAAAATTGAACCTCTCCTCACATTTTATCTACATCATCAATTATATGATACAAATTCTGatgatgaaaaattaaaatcatataatACTTTTGTCTAAAAATCATTTCCAATAGTTAATTGAGTTTTcccacataa from the Macadamia integrifolia cultivar HAES 741 unplaced genomic scaffold, SCU_Mint_v3 scaffold205, whole genome shotgun sequence genome contains:
- the LOC122065544 gene encoding double-stranded RNA-binding protein 3-like isoform X1, coding for MQKGRKGENFFVLENLDCRNTHRNRSDGVGVAWEKLDDQDHQDVVNQNNHMVHDYGHNEEDPKGWEGESPFTLDSQQLVEGLSLCDELLQSRSSNPDGDDEERKAKPCHSEYARLGPEDLKRDLEECQNLGLLDPGDIELDTLLMLSRLRQLGSVKYRKFGCFMYKNQLQELAQRSCFNLPSYSCIREGPDHAPRFKASVNFNGEIFEAPSYCTTLRQAEHTAAEVALNTLSTRGPLRFLAARVLDETGVYKNLLQKTAHRAGLNLPIYTTVRSGPGHLPVFTCTVELAGMNFRGEAGKTKKQAEKNAAMAAWSALKQMPNLGSSSQTNKDNESSEEQEQVIVARILSNYKPKDENKTLKQRDQNHERRRVVLSHGDNNISSTSSCHNNTLKYQQWRLMDLYSDLSSIYPTQTQNQSQNSFSAPLPPPIISKILPTSARESKPSLDSSNRAITVQVRNGSKVNIQEIRPPLEEHQKDEEEWLNGKSNVTEEQIEKDAKSGCVFKQTPGYQWPFPLTHYRNQRTQMRTSNLGPVSTPIAATPPIPNILNTRRFHAQAQGIAPAVKIRTVIPVCAAPPARPPAPSSNPPPTPQMKEASQSQSHNKYLASVSTQTVEGELSSASLDFKRLQL